A single window of Syntrophus aciditrophicus SB DNA harbors:
- a CDS encoding CoB--CoM heterodisulfide reductase iron-sulfur subunit A family protein translates to MEKEQIEQLYRSLANSKFGDVMVVGGGISGIQAALDLGTAGFKVYFVEKSPTVGGKMAHLDKTFPTNDCSMCIESPKFVECKRHPNIEMITYAEVESVEGEAGDFTVTVVKKPRYIDESKCTGCTTCVEYCPAVYPDKFNQDISKNKAIHIYFAQAIPLVPYIDDSCLYLKEKKCQICLGVCQSNAIDFSQKPVRMDINVGAIILSPGIEAYDPRAKEEYHYNDFANVVTGLDYERLLCATGPYEGEILRASDLKHPHNVAWIHCVGSRRVTPGDNSYCSAVCCTYTQKQVILTKDHDEGARCTIFHNDIRSYGKDFERFYQRAENLPGIRFIRSYASIVKEDPVTKNVTVRYTTPEGVKEEEFDMVVLSVGLVPPANVEKVARAFGIELNDHGFCKTSISNPLETTRPGIFVSGAFIGPMDIPEGVLGASGAGSMCGEILSYRRGNLSKERVYPPERDVSQEEPKIGVYVCHCGANIGRIVNVPATVEYSKTLPHVVHAEESLFICSTEAAAMLAKDIQEKGLNRVIVAACTPRTHEPLFRDTLREAGINQYYYDMANIREHCSWVHSKEKEAATEKAQDIIRMSVARAHFLEPLQEFNLPVDKRALVVGGGIAGMISALSIANQRHEVFLVEKEKELGGMARRLHYTLEGMDVQAYLRDLIQKIYQHPMIHVYTNATIPEASGYVGNFITRVQSDRGLTEIKHGAIVIAIGADEYKPTEYLYGQDERVLTQLELEERIARGEENVVQARNVAMIQCVGCRNEDRNYCARICCSHAIKNALKLKEINPGVEISILFRDMRTYRYIENYYRDASEKNVKFIRYEPENPPRVEAVVEEGRPVLRVTAADPILEKALALDADFLVLSVATIPSAESEEISKKFKVALGPDGFCQEAHVKLRPVDFAAEGVYLCGIAHYPKHISEAVAQAYGAAGRALTLLANDTVVASGSVCEVNEKMCMACGACVPACTYGAIEFKETKQGKKASVIPVLCKGCGLCNSKCPTGAIQLKHYTDTELLTQIDAAGSSELVVESAAAAVAEA, encoded by the coding sequence GTGGAAAAAGAACAGATCGAACAGCTTTACAGAAGCTTGGCAAACAGCAAGTTTGGCGATGTGATGGTTGTCGGTGGGGGGATCAGCGGCATACAGGCTGCGCTGGATCTCGGCACGGCGGGCTTCAAGGTTTACTTTGTCGAGAAATCGCCGACCGTCGGCGGAAAGATGGCCCACCTTGACAAGACCTTTCCCACCAATGACTGCTCCATGTGCATCGAGTCTCCCAAATTCGTTGAATGTAAACGGCATCCAAATATCGAGATGATCACCTATGCGGAAGTCGAAAGCGTGGAAGGAGAAGCAGGAGACTTCACGGTCACCGTGGTCAAGAAACCCCGATATATCGACGAAAGCAAGTGCACGGGTTGCACCACCTGCGTGGAGTACTGCCCAGCCGTGTATCCGGATAAATTCAACCAGGACATCTCGAAGAACAAAGCCATTCATATTTACTTCGCTCAGGCCATCCCCCTGGTCCCCTATATCGATGACAGTTGCCTTTATCTCAAGGAAAAGAAATGCCAGATCTGCTTAGGGGTTTGTCAGTCAAACGCCATCGATTTCAGCCAAAAGCCGGTAAGGATGGATATAAACGTGGGAGCAATCATCCTGTCTCCGGGCATCGAGGCCTATGATCCCAGGGCAAAGGAAGAATATCATTACAACGACTTTGCCAACGTGGTCACCGGCCTTGACTATGAACGTCTCCTGTGCGCTACCGGACCTTACGAAGGCGAGATATTGCGCGCGTCCGATCTGAAGCATCCCCATAATGTCGCCTGGATCCATTGCGTCGGTTCCCGACGGGTTACCCCTGGCGATAACAGTTACTGTTCCGCGGTCTGCTGCACCTATACCCAGAAGCAGGTCATTCTGACGAAGGACCATGATGAAGGAGCCCGGTGCACGATCTTCCATAACGACATTCGCTCCTACGGCAAGGATTTTGAGCGCTTTTACCAGAGAGCGGAAAATCTTCCCGGCATCCGCTTTATAAGAAGCTATGCATCCATCGTTAAAGAGGACCCGGTGACGAAGAATGTCACTGTGAGATATACGACGCCTGAGGGCGTCAAAGAGGAAGAATTCGATATGGTGGTTCTGTCCGTCGGCCTGGTTCCTCCCGCAAATGTAGAAAAAGTGGCCAGGGCGTTCGGCATCGAACTCAACGATCACGGGTTCTGTAAAACCAGTATCTCCAATCCACTGGAGACGACCCGTCCCGGAATCTTTGTAAGCGGTGCCTTCATCGGCCCCATGGATATTCCGGAGGGGGTTCTGGGCGCCAGTGGGGCCGGTTCCATGTGCGGTGAGATCCTCTCCTACCGGCGGGGAAATCTGTCCAAGGAAAGGGTCTACCCGCCGGAAAGGGATGTTTCCCAGGAAGAGCCGAAAATCGGCGTCTATGTGTGTCACTGCGGTGCCAATATCGGGAGAATCGTCAATGTTCCGGCAACGGTTGAATATTCCAAAACATTGCCTCATGTGGTTCACGCTGAAGAAAGCCTCTTCATCTGCTCGACGGAAGCCGCGGCCATGCTGGCAAAGGATATCCAGGAAAAGGGGCTCAACCGCGTGATTGTCGCCGCCTGTACCCCCCGGACCCACGAACCGCTGTTCCGGGACACCCTCAGGGAGGCGGGAATCAACCAATATTATTACGATATGGCGAACATTCGGGAGCATTGCTCCTGGGTCCATTCAAAAGAAAAGGAAGCGGCCACGGAGAAGGCACAGGATATCATCCGGATGTCCGTCGCCCGTGCTCATTTTCTGGAGCCCCTGCAGGAATTCAATCTTCCCGTCGACAAGAGGGCCTTGGTCGTTGGTGGCGGCATCGCCGGAATGATCAGCGCATTGTCCATCGCGAATCAGAGACACGAGGTTTTTCTCGTGGAAAAGGAAAAAGAGCTCGGAGGAATGGCGAGGAGACTCCATTATACCCTGGAAGGAATGGATGTTCAGGCGTATCTGCGGGATCTGATCCAGAAGATTTATCAGCACCCCATGATCCATGTGTATACGAATGCAACCATTCCTGAAGCGAGCGGTTACGTGGGTAACTTCATCACCAGGGTGCAGTCCGACCGGGGACTCACGGAAATCAAACATGGCGCAATCGTTATCGCCATCGGAGCCGACGAATATAAGCCTACGGAATACCTGTATGGACAGGATGAGCGGGTTTTGACCCAGTTGGAATTGGAAGAACGAATCGCCAGGGGGGAAGAAAACGTTGTCCAGGCCCGGAATGTGGCGATGATCCAATGCGTCGGCTGCCGGAACGAAGACAGAAATTACTGCGCCCGGATCTGCTGCAGTCATGCCATCAAAAACGCACTGAAGCTCAAGGAGATCAACCCCGGGGTTGAGATCTCGATTCTCTTCCGGGACATGAGAACGTACCGTTATATTGAGAATTATTATCGGGACGCCTCGGAAAAGAACGTCAAGTTCATCCGCTATGAACCGGAAAATCCTCCCCGGGTGGAAGCCGTTGTCGAGGAAGGCAGGCCGGTCTTGCGGGTGACCGCGGCTGATCCCATTTTGGAGAAGGCGCTCGCCCTGGATGCCGACTTTCTCGTTTTGTCCGTCGCCACGATTCCCTCGGCGGAAAGTGAGGAAATATCCAAAAAGTTCAAGGTGGCCCTGGGTCCGGATGGTTTCTGTCAGGAGGCCCATGTCAAGCTGAGACCTGTGGACTTCGCCGCGGAAGGGGTTTACCTATGCGGGATCGCGCACTACCCCAAGCATATCTCGGAAGCGGTTGCTCAGGCCTATGGAGCCGCCGGGAGGGCCTTGACCCTTCTCGCCAATGATACGGTCGTTGCCTCGGGATCTGTCTGCGAGGTGAATGAAAAAATGTGTATGGCCTGTGGAGCCTGTGTTCCGGCCTGTACATATGGAGCTATCGAATTCAAGGAGACGAAGCAGGGTAAAAAAGCCTCGGTCATCCCTGTTCTCTGTAAGGGCTGCGGTCTCTGTAATTCTAAATGCCCGACAGGGGCCATTCAACTGAAGCACTATACCGATACAGAACTTCTGACGCAGATCGATGCGGCGGGCTCCAGCGAGCTGGTCGTGGAGTCTGCGGCTGCGGCAGTTGCAGAAGCGTAA
- a CDS encoding HAD family hydrolase, with protein MIEIDIPGKGVYRFEHLVLDLNGTISLDGAVIEGVPKRLESLRRLVDIVIITADTQGKAKELGQDLRVEIHILHPGDEQEQKLRLVRQLGRDSTVSMGNGANDVSMLKESILGICIIGPEGASSEAIACCDLVIVDINAALDLLLKSHRLIATLRR; from the coding sequence TTGATAGAGATTGATATCCCTGGAAAGGGCGTTTACAGGTTCGAACATCTGGTCCTGGACCTTAACGGAACGATTTCCCTGGACGGCGCTGTCATTGAAGGAGTTCCCAAAAGACTTGAATCGCTGCGCCGACTGGTCGACATCGTCATCATCACGGCGGATACCCAGGGTAAAGCTAAGGAATTGGGCCAGGATCTTCGCGTTGAAATCCACATTCTCCATCCGGGCGATGAACAGGAGCAGAAGCTCAGACTGGTGCGGCAGTTGGGCAGGGATTCCACCGTTTCCATGGGAAACGGCGCAAACGACGTTTCGATGTTGAAGGAATCCATTCTGGGAATCTGCATCATCGGACCTGAAGGCGCCTCTTCGGAGGCAATTGCCTGCTGTGATCTTGTCATAGTCGATATTAACGCCGCCCTGGACCTGCTGCTGAAATCTCACCGGCTGATTGCAACGCTGCGCAGATAG
- the fdhF gene encoding formate dehydrogenase subunit alpha, protein MKITINGITCDADAGQTVLQAARANGIYIPSLCYHDKTGVAGKCRVCVAEVEDMRGLQATCTLPVREGMKIDTQSEKALAAQRLVVDLLLSTGRHDCISCEKNGICELQDAAYYLGIERPSIQYADVQKGIDESSAFIRVDRNKCISCGRCVAGCNDVVVNEVLDFGRRGHETSIIFDTDSPMGASTCVQCGECVQLCPVGALIEKKSIGKARSWEIEKVRTTCPYCGVGCQLYLHTKGEQIVKVTGVEEGAPNKGRLCVKGRFGYDFIYSGERLTTPLIKENGAFREASWDEALDLVAGKFKQIIAENGPDAIAGVSCARSINEDSYQMQKLFRAVIGTNNIDHCARTUHAPTVAGLAQSFGSGAMTNSFGEFANAKMFFCIGTNMTEAHPVASTFLKNAVRNGAKLIVADPRKQPLVDFADIHCQIRVGSDIAFLNGIMNVLITENLYDKKFVEQKCDNFEAFKAKILEYPPERAAEISGVSVEQIREVARLLASVKPAMLCYTLGITEHTTGKDNVMSTANLQLLLGNLGMPSAGVNPLRGQNNVQGACDMGALPNVFPGYQKVIDPAARAKFEKAWGVEKLPENNGLMIPQMMEGLVDKSVRAFYIFGENLANTEPDIHKVEHELASAEFLVCQDIFPTETTRFAHVVFPAAAWSEDDGTFSSSERRVNRVRTVKTPPGDARPNWWIFRELAKRMGQEWTSSSSQEIWDNEVSVLAPALGGIKYRRIETDGLQWPCPTEDHPGTAFLHRDGIFTHGKGIFNPVDWAPPAEVPDAEYPFVLSTGRRLFHYHTRTQTGRSGMNLILSEETADISPADAQKLGIAQGEYVKVSSRRGEVKVRAKVTEQVPAGMVWMAFHFREGCANWLTNAVYDPVTKTAEYKACAVNVEKL, encoded by the coding sequence ATGAAAATTACTATCAATGGAATAACCTGCGATGCCGATGCTGGTCAGACCGTGCTTCAGGCTGCCAGGGCAAATGGGATTTACATTCCGTCCCTTTGCTATCATGATAAAACGGGGGTCGCGGGAAAATGCCGCGTCTGCGTCGCGGAAGTGGAAGATATGCGGGGACTTCAGGCCACCTGCACCCTGCCGGTGCGAGAAGGAATGAAGATCGACACACAATCGGAAAAAGCCTTGGCGGCCCAGCGACTGGTTGTGGATCTGCTTCTTTCCACAGGACGGCATGACTGCATCTCCTGTGAGAAAAACGGAATCTGCGAACTGCAGGATGCCGCTTATTACCTGGGAATTGAACGTCCCAGCATTCAATATGCAGATGTCCAGAAGGGCATTGATGAAAGTTCCGCATTCATTCGAGTCGACCGCAACAAGTGCATCTCCTGCGGTCGCTGCGTCGCCGGCTGCAACGATGTCGTCGTCAACGAGGTTCTCGATTTCGGCCGACGGGGACACGAAACGTCCATCATTTTCGACACCGACTCCCCCATGGGAGCATCAACCTGTGTTCAGTGCGGCGAATGCGTTCAGCTCTGTCCTGTGGGCGCTCTGATCGAGAAAAAATCCATCGGCAAGGCGCGCTCCTGGGAGATCGAAAAGGTCCGCACCACCTGTCCGTATTGTGGTGTCGGCTGTCAGCTTTATCTGCACACCAAGGGGGAACAGATTGTCAAAGTTACCGGTGTGGAAGAAGGTGCACCCAACAAGGGAAGGCTTTGCGTCAAGGGGCGATTCGGCTACGATTTCATCTATTCCGGGGAACGCCTGACCACCCCTTTGATCAAGGAAAACGGCGCGTTTCGGGAGGCCTCGTGGGATGAAGCCCTCGATCTGGTGGCCGGCAAGTTTAAACAGATCATTGCTGAAAACGGCCCGGACGCCATCGCTGGCGTCAGTTGCGCCCGGAGCATCAACGAAGACTCCTACCAGATGCAGAAACTTTTCCGCGCAGTCATCGGTACCAATAATATCGATCACTGCGCGCGTACCTGACACGCTCCCACTGTCGCCGGTCTGGCGCAATCATTCGGTTCGGGAGCAATGACCAATTCCTTCGGCGAATTCGCCAATGCAAAGATGTTTTTCTGCATCGGCACCAACATGACGGAAGCCCATCCTGTGGCGTCCACATTTTTGAAAAACGCGGTCCGGAACGGGGCTAAGCTGATCGTGGCGGATCCCCGTAAACAGCCCCTTGTGGATTTTGCCGACATCCACTGTCAGATCCGGGTGGGAAGCGACATCGCCTTCCTGAACGGCATCATGAACGTGCTGATCACGGAAAATCTTTACGACAAGAAATTCGTGGAACAGAAATGCGATAACTTCGAGGCCTTCAAGGCCAAGATTCTGGAATATCCGCCGGAACGGGCCGCCGAGATTTCCGGAGTGAGTGTGGAACAGATCCGGGAAGTGGCCCGGCTGCTGGCTTCAGTGAAACCGGCGATGCTCTGCTACACCCTGGGGATCACGGAACACACGACCGGGAAGGACAACGTGATGAGCACGGCCAATCTCCAGCTCCTGCTGGGGAACCTGGGAATGCCGTCCGCCGGCGTGAATCCCCTGCGCGGTCAGAACAACGTCCAGGGTGCCTGCGATATGGGCGCCCTGCCCAACGTCTTCCCCGGCTATCAGAAAGTTATCGATCCGGCTGCCCGGGCCAAATTTGAAAAGGCCTGGGGCGTCGAGAAGCTGCCGGAGAACAACGGGTTGATGATCCCCCAGATGATGGAGGGACTGGTGGACAAGTCCGTCCGGGCATTTTACATCTTCGGAGAGAATCTGGCCAATACGGAACCGGACATCCATAAGGTGGAACACGAGCTGGCATCCGCGGAATTTCTCGTCTGCCAGGATATCTTCCCCACGGAAACGACCCGCTTTGCTCATGTGGTTTTCCCGGCCGCCGCGTGGAGCGAAGATGACGGAACGTTCTCCAGTAGTGAGCGTCGCGTCAACCGCGTCCGCACGGTTAAAACCCCGCCGGGTGATGCTCGACCCAACTGGTGGATCTTCAGGGAACTGGCCAAACGGATGGGACAGGAATGGACTTCCAGCAGTTCCCAGGAAATCTGGGACAACGAAGTGTCCGTTCTGGCGCCAGCCCTGGGCGGCATCAAATACCGCCGGATTGAAACGGACGGCCTCCAGTGGCCCTGCCCGACGGAAGATCACCCGGGTACGGCCTTCCTGCACCGCGACGGCATCTTCACCCACGGAAAAGGAATCTTCAATCCCGTGGACTGGGCGCCTCCCGCGGAAGTGCCGGATGCGGAATATCCCTTCGTGCTCAGCACGGGCCGCCGCCTCTTCCACTATCATACCCGCACCCAGACGGGCCGTTCCGGCATGAATCTGATTCTTTCGGAAGAAACGGCGGATATCTCCCCGGCAGATGCACAGAAACTTGGCATTGCTCAGGGTGAATACGTGAAAGTCAGCTCGCGGCGGGGAGAGGTGAAGGTGCGGGCAAAGGTGACTGAGCAGGTGCCCGCCGGCATGGTTTGGATGGCCTTCCATTTCCGCGAAGGCTGCGCCAACTGGCTGACCAACGCGGTCTATGATCCGGTAACGAAAACGGCAGAGTACAAGGCCTGTGCCGTAAATGTGGAAAAACTCTAA
- a CDS encoding hydrogenase iron-sulfur subunit, with protein sequence MSADATFKPKMLGIICNWCCYGGADLCGVSRFQYPTYIRLIRVMCSGRVDLKFIFRAFLTGQDAVFVGGCHINDCHYNPEGNYDAYSMATFCKKLLEHIGINPKRLRLEWVSAGEGIRFAHIMNDFSREIEELGPLGSSEGIDRDELKSRLEQMARLIPYFKLAKMKELALHDHDETAYAKLFTTEEVERLIREAPTYYIDPGKCQACMTCARKCPVDAIISAKGQVHVIDQDKCIKCGTCFEVCPSKFRAVTKLVGQPAPPPLPVDQRTVIRKGREQTA encoded by the coding sequence ATGAGTGCGGACGCAACGTTTAAACCAAAGATGCTGGGTATTATCTGCAACTGGTGCTGCTACGGAGGCGCCGACCTGTGCGGCGTTTCCCGTTTTCAATACCCCACATATATACGGTTGATCAGGGTGATGTGTTCCGGCAGAGTCGACCTGAAATTCATCTTCCGGGCTTTCCTGACCGGACAGGATGCGGTATTTGTCGGCGGCTGTCATATCAACGACTGCCATTACAACCCGGAGGGAAATTATGATGCGTACAGCATGGCGACGTTCTGCAAAAAGCTGCTGGAGCACATCGGGATCAATCCCAAACGGCTGAGGCTGGAGTGGGTTTCCGCCGGCGAAGGAATTCGTTTCGCCCACATCATGAACGACTTCAGCAGGGAAATCGAAGAGTTGGGACCTCTTGGCAGCAGTGAGGGGATTGACAGAGACGAATTGAAGTCCAGACTGGAACAGATGGCCAGGCTGATCCCTTATTTCAAGCTGGCAAAGATGAAGGAACTGGCCCTGCACGATCACGATGAGACGGCCTATGCCAAACTGTTTACAACTGAAGAAGTCGAGCGTCTGATTCGCGAAGCGCCGACGTACTACATCGATCCGGGAAAGTGCCAGGCCTGCATGACCTGCGCACGGAAATGCCCCGTCGATGCGATCATAAGCGCCAAGGGGCAGGTCCATGTCATCGATCAGGATAAATGCATCAAATGCGGGACCTGCTTCGAAGTCTGTCCGTCTAAATTCCGTGCGGTGACAAAGCTGGTCGGCCAGCCCGCCCCGCCTCCACTTCCGGTAGATCAAAGAACGGTCATAAGAAAAGGTAGGGAACAGACGGCATGA
- a CDS encoding nicotinate-nucleotide adenylyltransferase codes for MIGETVPKIETGVIHGRFQVFHNDHLKYLLAGMRLCRHLFVGITNPDPKLTMEETVDKKRSSSLANPLTYYERYVMIRTVLEEAGIESSHFSIVPLPINLPELYRCYVPMDAVFFLSIYDDWGRKKLNYFHLLGLKTHVLWEVPLEAKGISAEDVRNRMIHGEPWEHLVPPCVAHLMKKWDIPARLRNISELTQTNP; via the coding sequence ATGATCGGCGAGACGGTTCCGAAGATCGAAACAGGGGTCATCCATGGCCGCTTTCAGGTGTTTCATAACGACCACCTAAAGTACCTTCTCGCCGGAATGCGACTCTGTCGGCACCTGTTTGTGGGCATCACCAACCCGGATCCGAAGCTGACCATGGAAGAAACCGTGGATAAGAAGCGTAGCAGTTCCCTCGCCAATCCGCTCACTTACTATGAACGTTATGTCATGATCCGTACCGTACTGGAAGAGGCCGGCATCGAGTCGTCACACTTTTCCATCGTTCCTCTCCCCATCAACCTTCCCGAGTTATACCGATGCTATGTTCCCATGGACGCCGTTTTTTTCCTTTCCATCTATGACGACTGGGGAAGGAAAAAGCTGAATTACTTCCATTTGTTAGGGCTTAAAACTCATGTCCTGTGGGAAGTGCCCCTGGAGGCAAAGGGAATCAGTGCGGAAGACGTCCGCAACCGGATGATTCACGGTGAACCGTGGGAACATCTCGTGCCTCCCTGCGTGGCACACCTCATGAAGAAATGGGACATCCCCGCCCGGCTCCGGAATATTTCGGAGCTGACTCAGACCAATCCATGA
- the nuoF gene encoding NADH-quinone oxidoreductase subunit NuoF produces the protein MITEQLKNDIHRLLGRYPEKQSALMPALMLAQKENANRLDQDDIRTVAELVDVPFGKAYGLATYYSMYNVEKPVGRYHLQVDTNIPATLMGAGEILDHLEKTLNIRAGETTPDGLFTLSEVECLASCGTCPVIQVNDVYYENMTREKVDSLLDSLRKGMMPESETIYSFGSVCNVLLKNRGVKDATALAVAKGNGAYQALAKAGTMKPEEILEEVKKANLRGRGGAGFPAGVKWGFIPKDTDKPVYLICNADEGEPGTYKDRQIMEYDPHLLIEGMAIAARAIGARQAFIYIRGEFAWIADILEKAIGEAKADGQLSELDIIVHRGAGAYVCGEETALIESIEGKRGQPRIRPPFPAVEGLYGCPTIVNNVETLASVPFIIEKGAEAFKQWGFENNYGFKLFGISGCVNKPGVYEYPLGVSFNELMEAAGGVKGKLKAAIVGGLSVAILKAEELQDLTMDYDSCAKHGTGLGSGGIMVISEDFSIPELALRTIKFYAHESCGKCVPCREGSYTLVKILHKLLSGQGEAADIEKILGICNTVRGLTLCPTGEAFAVPIQAMVEKFRSEFDALIKK, from the coding sequence ATGATCACGGAACAGTTAAAAAATGACATTCACCGGCTTCTAGGCCGGTATCCCGAAAAACAATCGGCGCTCATGCCGGCGTTGATGCTCGCTCAGAAAGAAAATGCCAACCGGCTCGATCAGGATGACATTCGAACCGTTGCAGAACTTGTCGACGTGCCCTTCGGTAAAGCTTACGGCCTCGCCACGTACTACTCGATGTACAATGTGGAGAAACCGGTGGGCCGGTATCATCTTCAGGTGGATACAAATATCCCGGCCACCCTCATGGGGGCGGGGGAAATCCTCGACCATCTTGAAAAGACCCTGAATATCAGGGCGGGAGAAACAACACCCGACGGACTGTTTACCCTGTCGGAGGTGGAATGCCTCGCCTCCTGCGGAACCTGCCCCGTTATCCAGGTTAATGATGTCTATTACGAGAACATGACGCGGGAAAAAGTCGACTCTCTGCTGGATTCCCTCAGAAAAGGAATGATGCCGGAAAGTGAAACGATCTATTCCTTCGGCAGCGTCTGCAACGTCCTGCTGAAAAATCGCGGTGTGAAGGATGCCACGGCGCTTGCTGTCGCAAAAGGCAACGGAGCCTATCAGGCCCTGGCCAAGGCCGGGACCATGAAACCGGAAGAGATTCTGGAAGAAGTGAAAAAGGCCAATCTGCGGGGACGCGGCGGCGCCGGCTTCCCGGCTGGCGTCAAGTGGGGCTTCATCCCGAAGGATACGGACAAACCGGTTTACCTGATCTGCAATGCTGATGAAGGGGAACCGGGAACCTACAAAGACCGGCAGATCATGGAATACGATCCGCACCTGCTGATCGAGGGAATGGCCATCGCCGCCCGCGCTATCGGAGCCCGGCAAGCCTTTATTTATATCCGGGGCGAATTCGCATGGATCGCGGACATCCTGGAAAAAGCCATAGGCGAAGCGAAGGCGGACGGTCAGCTCTCTGAATTGGACATTATCGTTCATCGTGGCGCAGGGGCCTATGTCTGCGGTGAGGAAACGGCGCTGATCGAATCCATCGAAGGCAAGCGGGGACAGCCTCGCATCCGGCCGCCTTTCCCCGCCGTGGAAGGATTATATGGGTGTCCCACCATCGTCAACAATGTGGAAACACTGGCCAGCGTACCTTTCATCATCGAAAAGGGTGCGGAAGCCTTCAAGCAGTGGGGATTCGAGAACAATTACGGCTTCAAACTGTTCGGGATCAGCGGCTGCGTAAACAAACCCGGGGTGTATGAATACCCTCTTGGTGTTTCGTTCAACGAACTGATGGAAGCCGCCGGCGGCGTGAAAGGAAAACTGAAGGCCGCCATCGTGGGTGGTCTTTCCGTCGCCATCCTGAAAGCCGAAGAGCTTCAGGATCTGACGATGGATTATGATTCCTGCGCAAAACATGGAACAGGCCTGGGTTCGGGTGGAATCATGGTCATCAGCGAAGATTTTTCCATCCCTGAGCTTGCCTTGAGAACCATTAAATTTTACGCCCATGAGTCCTGCGGCAAGTGCGTTCCCTGCCGGGAAGGCTCCTATACCCTCGTCAAAATTCTCCACAAACTCCTTTCCGGACAGGGAGAGGCTGCGGACATCGAGAAGATCCTCGGGATCTGCAATACCGTCCGGGGATTGACCCTGTGTCCTACAGGGGAAGCTTTTGCTGTGCCCATTCAAGCGATGGTCGAAAAATTCCGTTCCGAGTTCGATGCACTGATTAAAAAGTAA
- the rnfB gene encoding RnfABCDGE type electron transport complex subunit B — protein MDPVLVKLALGGIAFLVCIGLLFGIGLALAAQKFAVETNPKVEEVLEVLAGAQCGGCGYAGCEGYAEAVVNDPEVSPNLCFPGKAAVAEAVAEITGKKLSGAANMVAAVRCSRIEGKVGQKYKYLGYQTCAGANLAFGGPQECAYACLGFGDCVAACPFGAITLDNSFPVIDVEKCVGCGSCVRTCPKNVIEITPSSARVWVPCSTKDPGKAVRSVCEVGCITCKMCIKACPAGAVRVEGDLIRIDHKKCADYGVECKEICVEKCPRNIFRPFEAAVKKAEQVEAVA, from the coding sequence ATGGATCCAGTATTGGTTAAATTGGCACTCGGAGGAATCGCATTCCTCGTCTGCATCGGACTTTTATTCGGCATTGGGCTGGCATTGGCCGCACAGAAATTCGCTGTCGAAACCAATCCAAAGGTGGAGGAAGTGCTTGAAGTTCTTGCCGGAGCACAGTGTGGTGGATGCGGTTACGCAGGTTGTGAAGGGTATGCAGAAGCGGTTGTTAACGATCCGGAGGTGTCCCCCAATCTCTGTTTTCCCGGCAAGGCTGCGGTAGCGGAAGCTGTTGCGGAAATTACCGGGAAAAAGTTATCCGGCGCCGCCAACATGGTCGCTGCAGTAAGATGCTCCCGCATCGAGGGAAAAGTTGGACAGAAATACAAGTATCTCGGTTATCAGACCTGTGCGGGTGCGAACCTTGCCTTCGGTGGGCCACAGGAATGTGCATACGCCTGCCTCGGTTTCGGGGACTGCGTTGCGGCTTGCCCATTTGGGGCCATTACCCTGGATAATTCCTTTCCAGTCATCGATGTTGAGAAGTGTGTGGGCTGCGGCTCCTGCGTGCGAACATGTCCAAAGAATGTCATTGAAATCACTCCCTCAAGCGCTCGCGTCTGGGTGCCCTGCAGCACAAAGGATCCCGGGAAGGCGGTGCGGTCTGTGTGCGAGGTGGGATGCATAACCTGCAAGATGTGTATCAAAGCCTGTCCGGCAGGAGCTGTGAGGGTAGAGGGCGATCTCATCCGCATTGATCACAAGAAATGCGCAGATTACGGTGTGGAGTGCAAAGAAATCTGCGTTGAGAAGTGCCCGCGGAATATTTTCAGGCCGTTTGAGGCAGCAGTAAAAAAGGCTGAACAAGTTGAGGCGGTAGCTTGA